In one Streptomyces marincola genomic region, the following are encoded:
- a CDS encoding PadR family transcriptional regulator: MSISHTLLGLLEAGPRHGYDLKRAFDARFGQDRQLHYGQVYSTMSRLLKNGLVEVDGVEPGGGPERKRYAITDAGITDVAEWLGTPEKPEPYLQSTLYTKVVLALLTGRDAQTLLDTQRTEHLRLMRELTRRKLNGDLADQLICDHALFHLEADLRWLDLTAARLDRLASEITP, encoded by the coding sequence ATGTCCATCAGTCACACGCTGCTCGGCCTGCTCGAAGCAGGGCCGAGACACGGGTACGACCTCAAGCGGGCCTTCGACGCGCGTTTCGGGCAGGACCGGCAGCTGCACTACGGCCAGGTCTACTCGACGATGTCGCGGCTGCTGAAGAACGGCCTCGTGGAGGTCGACGGCGTCGAGCCGGGCGGCGGCCCCGAGCGCAAGCGGTACGCCATCACCGACGCGGGGATCACCGATGTCGCGGAATGGCTCGGCACGCCAGAGAAGCCGGAGCCCTACCTCCAGAGCACCCTGTACACCAAGGTGGTGCTCGCCCTGCTCACCGGACGCGACGCGCAGACGCTGCTCGACACGCAGCGCACCGAGCACCTGCGCCTCATGCGCGAACTGACCCGGCGCAAGCTGAACGGCGACCTCGCGGACCAGTTGATCTGCGACCACGCGCTGTTCCACCTCGAAGCCGACCTGCGCTGGCTCGACCTCACCGCCGCCCGCCTCGACCGGCTCGCATCGGAGATCACCCCATGA
- a CDS encoding prepilin peptidase: MSDLPIVPVAATVYGALAGFLLARPAYRLSVAPGRPWRAPCPARHPRPAGRLAPLTGWLGPARCARCAAAGRRFGARPVLPAAVTAACCAVLATSVGERPELAVWLLAAPAVVLLAMVDFAVQRLPDVLTLPLAGVVAAGLALAAPSEAAGGLLGRALLAGAVLSGVYFLLFLINPRGMGFGDVKLAIPVGVALGWYGWGIVFFGTFVGFLLVAGYGLALVVARRADRKSTVPFGPFMALGALVGIVLGGLAA, translated from the coding sequence GTGTCCGACCTTCCGATCGTTCCGGTCGCCGCGACCGTCTACGGCGCCCTGGCCGGGTTCCTGCTCGCGCGTCCCGCCTACCGGTTGTCGGTGGCGCCCGGCAGGCCGTGGCGCGCGCCGTGCCCCGCGCGCCATCCGAGGCCGGCCGGCCGGCTCGCTCCGCTCACCGGCTGGCTCGGCCCGGCGCGCTGCGCGCGGTGCGCCGCCGCGGGGCGGCGGTTCGGCGCGCGGCCGGTGCTGCCCGCGGCCGTGACCGCGGCCTGCTGCGCGGTGCTCGCCACCTCGGTGGGGGAGCGGCCGGAACTCGCGGTGTGGCTGCTCGCGGCGCCCGCGGTGGTGCTCCTCGCGATGGTGGACTTCGCGGTGCAGCGGCTGCCCGACGTCCTGACGCTTCCGCTGGCCGGCGTGGTGGCCGCGGGCCTCGCGCTGGCCGCGCCGTCCGAGGCGGCCGGTGGCCTGCTGGGCCGGGCGCTGCTGGCCGGCGCGGTGCTCAGCGGTGTGTACTTCCTGCTGTTCCTGATCAACCCGCGCGGCATGGGGTTCGGCGACGTCAAGCTCGCGATTCCGGTGGGGGTCGCCCTTGGGTGGTACGGGTGGGGCATTGTGTTCTTCGGCACGTTCGTGGGTTTCCTGCTGGTCGCCGGATACGGGCTGGCGCTGGTCGTCGCGCGGCGCGCGGACCGGAAGTCGACGGTGCCCTTCGGGCCGTTCATGGCGCTCGGCGCGCTGGTGGGCATCGTGCTCGGCGGACTCGCGGCCTGA
- a CDS encoding aggregation-promoting factor C-terminal-like domain-containing protein has product MTGISVRGFAVASATAVTTVGAAVGVASGDDQSRPAENMAAVAADATLLAEIPAGTNAELHTASLTQQVETQTIAADADARRAAQEAARIQAAESAAERRAEAERAAQEQADREAREAAERAAEEARAAASSAGSSASFPVQSSYTKAEVQAMARQIVAADQFQCFSNIVDHESGWNHTAQNPSSGAYGLMQALPGSKMSSAGSDWQTNPATQIRWGVNYMEDRYGSPCGAWEFWQANNWY; this is encoded by the coding sequence GTGACCGGGATTTCGGTCCGGGGATTCGCAGTGGCGTCCGCCACCGCGGTGACCACCGTCGGCGCTGCCGTCGGTGTCGCCTCGGGGGACGACCAGAGCCGCCCTGCGGAGAACATGGCGGCCGTCGCGGCCGACGCGACGCTGCTCGCTGAGATACCCGCGGGTACGAATGCCGAGCTGCACACCGCTTCGCTGACGCAGCAGGTGGAGACGCAGACCATCGCGGCGGACGCCGACGCGCGGCGCGCCGCGCAGGAGGCCGCCCGCATCCAGGCCGCGGAGAGCGCCGCCGAGCGCCGGGCCGAGGCCGAGCGTGCCGCGCAGGAGCAGGCGGACCGCGAGGCACGGGAGGCGGCCGAGCGCGCCGCCGAGGAGGCGCGGGCCGCGGCCTCGTCCGCCGGGTCGTCGGCGTCGTTCCCCGTGCAGTCCTCCTACACGAAGGCCGAAGTGCAGGCGATGGCCCGCCAGATCGTGGCGGCGGACCAGTTCCAGTGCTTCTCGAACATCGTGGACCACGAGAGCGGCTGGAACCACACGGCGCAGAACCCCTCATCGGGCGCCTACGGCCTGATGCAGGCCCTGCCCGGGTCCAAGATGTCGTCCGCGGGCTCGGACTGGCAGACGAACCCGGCGACCCAGATCCGCTGGGGTGTCAACTACATGGAGGACCGCTACGGCAGCCCGTGCGGCGCCTGGGAGTTCTGGCAGGCCAACAACTGGTACTGA
- a CDS encoding DUF1990 family protein: protein MTPGDDAVPPAADGFTYRDVGWTRAPRGAPPRGYHVLRARTRLGRGQAVLEAAAGAVFGWDMHRAAGFAVPPGTPPAAPGVRVVVGVGVGRLRLRAPCRVVWTAREPDRLGFGYGTLPGHPERGEEAFLVERLSDGSVWLTVTALTRGGVWYTRAAGPLGRAVQRGLARAYGRALRRTVRRVAGGPG from the coding sequence ATGACCCCGGGCGATGACGCCGTGCCCCCGGCGGCGGACGGATTCACCTACCGGGACGTGGGCTGGACGCGGGCGCCGCGCGGTGCGCCGCCGCGCGGATACCACGTGCTGCGGGCGCGGACCCGCCTCGGGCGCGGGCAGGCCGTCCTTGAGGCGGCGGCCGGCGCGGTGTTCGGCTGGGACATGCACCGCGCGGCCGGGTTCGCCGTGCCGCCCGGCACGCCTCCCGCCGCACCGGGGGTGCGGGTGGTGGTCGGCGTCGGCGTCGGCCGCCTGCGGCTGCGGGCGCCCTGCCGCGTGGTGTGGACGGCGCGCGAGCCCGACCGGCTCGGCTTCGGCTACGGAACGCTGCCCGGGCACCCGGAACGCGGGGAGGAGGCGTTCCTCGTCGAACGACTGTCCGACGGCTCGGTGTGGCTGACGGTCACGGCGCTGACCCGGGGCGGGGTCTGGTACACGCGCGCGGCCGGGCCGCTGGGGCGCGCGGTGCAGCGGGGGCTTGCCCGCGCGTACGGCCGCGCGCTGCGCCGCACGGTGCGCCGCGTGGCCGGCGGCCCGGGCTGA
- a CDS encoding OmpA family protein: MTDARSRYGRVGAVALSGAVVLGFAAPALADENDGQVRQPPGYEEPVPPEIDPEAAGLMLGDGATLADPRVLDIKFITENLAGGGTGDTGSTGGTGDTGEDTGGSGQADGGQSGGAEEGQSPAGGGAEQREERTSGTRKFTLQTDVLFAEGSAELSDEARQALQEVATAINEYGPSQVNIFGFTDDQGSYESGRVLSDERAANTQNVLLDLIDDPTSIQFNVRGYSEDYPLYDNSTEEGRQGNRRVEISWPTSAE, from the coding sequence ATGACAGACGCACGCAGCCGCTACGGCCGGGTGGGCGCGGTCGCCCTCTCGGGCGCGGTGGTCCTGGGCTTCGCGGCGCCCGCGCTGGCCGACGAGAACGACGGCCAGGTGCGGCAGCCCCCCGGGTACGAGGAGCCGGTGCCGCCCGAGATCGACCCGGAGGCGGCGGGGCTCATGCTCGGTGACGGCGCGACGCTCGCCGACCCGCGCGTGCTCGACATCAAGTTCATCACCGAGAACCTGGCGGGCGGCGGCACCGGGGACACCGGCAGCACCGGCGGCACGGGGGACACGGGCGAGGACACCGGTGGCTCGGGCCAGGCGGACGGAGGGCAGTCCGGCGGTGCCGAGGAAGGGCAGTCGCCGGCCGGCGGCGGGGCCGAGCAGCGTGAGGAACGCACCAGCGGCACCCGCAAGTTCACCCTTCAGACCGACGTGCTGTTCGCGGAGGGCAGCGCGGAGCTGAGCGACGAGGCGCGGCAGGCGTTGCAGGAGGTCGCCACGGCGATCAACGAGTACGGGCCGTCACAGGTCAACATCTTCGGCTTCACCGACGACCAGGGGTCCTACGAGAGCGGCCGGGTGCTCTCCGACGAACGCGCCGCGAACACCCAGAACGTGCTGCTCGACCTCATCGACGACCCGACGTCGATCCAGTTCAACGTGCGCGGCTACAGCGAGGACTACCCGCTGTACGACAACTCCACCGAGGAGGGCAGGCAGGGCAACCGCCGCGTCGAGATCTCGTGGCCCACCTCGGCGGAGTGA
- a CDS encoding ABC transporter ATP-binding protein encodes MSTTEHQNADARAARVAPPPLLAAADLHKTYGATPALAGADFTIGAGEVVAVMGPSGSGKSTLLHCLAGIVPPDSGTVSYQGRDLGGLSDAERSALRRADFGFVFQFGQLVPELTCEENVALPLRLTGTGRKAAAARAAEWLERLEVADVRHHRPGQISGGQGQRVAVARALVGTPRVVFADEPTGALDSLNGERVMQLLVGAARETSAAVVLVTHESRVAAYSDREVVVRDGRARDMAGAL; translated from the coding sequence ATGAGCACCACGGAACACCAGAACGCCGACGCCCGGGCGGCCCGGGTGGCCCCGCCCCCGCTGCTCGCCGCGGCGGATCTGCACAAGACCTACGGCGCCACACCCGCGCTCGCGGGCGCCGACTTCACCATCGGCGCCGGCGAGGTCGTCGCCGTGATGGGCCCGTCCGGCTCGGGGAAGTCCACCCTGCTGCACTGCCTGGCCGGCATCGTCCCGCCGGACTCCGGCACCGTTTCCTACCAGGGGCGCGACCTCGGCGGGCTCTCCGACGCGGAACGCAGCGCGCTGCGCCGCGCGGACTTCGGTTTCGTGTTCCAGTTCGGTCAGCTCGTGCCCGAGCTGACCTGCGAGGAGAACGTGGCCCTGCCGCTGCGCCTGACCGGTACCGGCAGGAAGGCCGCCGCGGCCCGCGCGGCCGAGTGGCTGGAACGCCTTGAGGTCGCCGACGTGCGCCACCACAGGCCCGGGCAGATCTCCGGTGGGCAGGGGCAGCGCGTCGCGGTGGCCCGCGCCCTGGTCGGCACCCCGCGCGTGGTCTTCGCGGACGAACCGACCGGCGCGCTCGACTCGTTGAACGGCGAACGCGTCATGCAACTCCTGGTCGGCGCGGCCAGGGAGACCAGCGCGGCCGTCGTCCTCGTCACGCACGAGTCACGCGTCGCCGCCTACTCGGATCGCGAGGTCGTGGTCCGCGACGGGCGCGCCCGCGACATGGCAGGTGCCCTGTGA
- a CDS encoding DUF5936 domain-containing protein, with the protein MGLLLGLALGAAVFGIISALRILRSGTPLPADLALALEVGSSRVSTADSAVDRLGMRFAPLVLRLMGRKAVDRKRKRIDQAGNPDGLTIDRYAARRAVYGVFGLVTAAVFLAAGWAFFSLFALAFGAFAADAAIWQGIRSRRDVIDRTLPDFLDVLAVVVSAGLGFRQALDRVSARYSGPWADEIRIALRQMDMGVSRRQAFDELRRRNDSEPVNQFVTALQQGEELGAPIADTLIQIARDMRRTDAQNARRRAARAIPMATLATLVFMVPATMIIIVAGMILGSGTDFTGILGGD; encoded by the coding sequence ATGGGACTTCTGCTCGGACTCGCCCTCGGCGCCGCCGTCTTCGGCATCATCAGCGCGCTGCGCATCCTGCGCTCCGGCACGCCGCTGCCCGCCGACCTGGCGCTCGCGCTCGAAGTGGGCTCCTCCCGCGTCTCCACGGCGGACTCCGCCGTCGACCGGCTCGGCATGCGGTTCGCCCCCCTGGTGCTGCGCCTCATGGGCCGCAAGGCCGTGGACCGCAAACGCAAGCGCATCGACCAGGCGGGCAACCCCGACGGCCTGACCATCGACAGGTACGCGGCCCGGCGCGCGGTCTACGGCGTGTTCGGGTTGGTGACCGCCGCCGTCTTCCTCGCGGCCGGCTGGGCGTTCTTCTCGCTGTTCGCCCTCGCCTTCGGGGCGTTCGCGGCCGACGCCGCCATCTGGCAGGGCATCAGGAGCCGCCGCGACGTCATCGACCGGACCCTGCCCGACTTCCTGGACGTGCTCGCCGTCGTCGTCTCCGCCGGCCTCGGCTTCCGGCAGGCGCTCGACCGGGTGTCCGCGCGGTACTCGGGCCCGTGGGCCGACGAGATCCGCATCGCCCTGCGGCAGATGGACATGGGCGTCTCGCGCCGGCAGGCGTTCGACGAGCTGCGGCGCCGCAACGACTCGGAGCCGGTCAACCAGTTCGTCACCGCGCTCCAGCAGGGCGAGGAACTCGGCGCGCCGATCGCGGACACCCTCATCCAGATCGCGCGCGACATGCGGCGCACGGACGCGCAGAACGCGCGCCGGCGCGCCGCGCGCGCCATACCGATGGCCACGCTGGCCACGCTGGTGTTCATGGTCCCGGCCACGATGATCATCATCGTGGCCGGGATGATCCTCGGCTCCGGCACCGACTTCACGGGCATACTCGGCGGCGACTGA
- a CDS encoding PhoH family protein produces MYVLDTSVLLADPAAITRFDEHEVVLPVVVISELEAKRHHPELGYFARQVLRRLDEYRVRFGRLDTPLPIGDLGGTLRVELNHSDPAVLPPAMLNERGRLADNDSRILAVARNLQAEGYDVTVVSKDLPLRIKASSVGLSAEEYRAELAITDSDGWTGLSELTLSGEAVDELFATESVHDETAAGLPVHTGLVISSERGRALGRVAPDGRVRLVRGDREAFGIHGRSAEQRIALDLLLDPDVGIVSMGGRAGTGKSALALCAGLEAVLERRQHSKVVVFRPLYAVGGQDLGYLPGTEAEKMNPWAQAVFDTLSAVTTREVIEEVVARGMLEVLPLTHIRGRSLHDAFVIVDEAQSLERNVLLTVLSRIGQNSRVVLTHDVAQRDNLRVGRYDGVVAVVEKLKGHPLFAHVTLTRSERSPIAALVTEMLEDGRV; encoded by the coding sequence ATGTATGTCCTGGACACCAGCGTTCTCCTCGCCGACCCGGCGGCCATCACCCGCTTCGACGAGCACGAGGTCGTCCTTCCGGTCGTTGTCATCTCCGAGCTTGAGGCAAAGCGTCACCACCCCGAGCTGGGCTACTTCGCCCGGCAGGTCCTGCGCCGACTCGACGAGTACCGGGTGCGGTTCGGGCGGCTGGACACGCCGCTGCCGATCGGGGACCTCGGCGGCACGCTCCGTGTCGAGCTGAACCACTCGGACCCGGCCGTGCTGCCTCCGGCCATGCTGAACGAGCGGGGCCGGCTCGCGGACAACGACTCGCGGATCCTGGCCGTCGCGCGCAACCTCCAGGCCGAGGGGTACGACGTCACGGTGGTCTCCAAGGACCTGCCGCTGCGCATCAAGGCGTCGTCGGTGGGGCTGTCCGCCGAGGAGTACCGCGCGGAACTGGCCATCACCGACTCCGACGGCTGGACCGGTCTCTCCGAGCTGACGCTGAGCGGCGAGGCCGTGGACGAGCTGTTCGCGACGGAGAGCGTGCACGACGAGACCGCCGCCGGGCTGCCGGTGCACACCGGTCTGGTCATCTCCTCCGAGCGCGGGCGCGCGCTCGGGCGCGTGGCGCCCGACGGGCGGGTGCGGCTGGTGCGCGGGGACCGGGAGGCGTTCGGCATCCACGGGCGCAGCGCGGAGCAGCGGATCGCCCTCGACCTGCTGCTCGACCCGGATGTCGGCATCGTGTCCATGGGCGGCCGGGCGGGGACGGGCAAGTCCGCGCTGGCGCTGTGCGCCGGGCTCGAAGCGGTGCTGGAGCGGCGCCAGCACAGCAAGGTGGTCGTCTTCCGTCCGCTGTACGCCGTCGGCGGGCAGGACCTCGGCTACCTGCCGGGCACCGAGGCCGAGAAGATGAACCCGTGGGCGCAGGCCGTGTTCGACACGCTGTCCGCGGTGACGACGCGTGAGGTGATCGAGGAGGTCGTGGCCCGCGGCATGCTGGAGGTGCTGCCGCTCACGCACATCAGGGGCCGGTCGCTGCACGACGCGTTCGTGATCGTGGACGAGGCCCAGTCACTCGAACGCAACGTGCTGCTGACGGTGCTGTCCAGGATCGGGCAGAACTCGCGGGTGGTGCTGACGCACGACGTGGCGCAGCGCGACAACCTGCGCGTGGGGCGCTACGACGGCGTGGTCGCGGTGGTGGAGAAGCTCAAGGGCCACCCGTTGTTCGCGCACGTGACGCTGACGCGTTCGGAGCGGTCGCCGATCGCCGCGCTGGTGACGGAAATGCTCGAAGACGGTCGCGTCTGA
- a CDS encoding alpha/beta hydrolase: MTEQTAPDADPEHVPGSGAAGRPAEATATGPAGGAAPGRPPTTATRTVAARTIAVGAARAEEARSAVLTARRLAVAIARQPYWERPGSTWVVRRWPDLTGCLAATFFFWLSLTPSLVPRPWYYQGAIGGITAAIGYGLGALAAWLFRLLSPWQPSERVRARCWLAYLLLLPLAVAYMLGRSADMQRELRRLQDLPPTLTWHSLMIALISLAVLALLLLAARAVRLGTRWLNRLLNRFVPWPVAVALGLAMSTTIVVIGTRDVVWDRGILGIADRLAAAKDRSTDPGVMRPYSPMLSGSPDSLISWEDLGNKGRTFTGSAISREEIAGFTGAEALDPIRAYVGRAAYDDYADGAELAVRELERTNAFDREVLAVTGTTGTGWVNPTTVEALEFMHGGDTAVVTLQYSYLPSWASFMVDRNEAGLATEALFDAVHARWEQEPEDERPTLLVFGESLAVSAVESAFDDLDDMVARTDGALMIGPPDFSPIHSELTAERDPGSPVWRPVYDDGRHVRFAQFPESDLRLPEGQVWEEPRIVYLQNASDPVVWWSPDLLFKRPEWLNEPLGPDVTSSIDWFPFVTFWQTTVDMAVSYGAPAPHGHRYGSNPVDAWAAIAPPEGWTPTDTERLGRLLELRHPPKHGWAG; encoded by the coding sequence GTGACAGAACAGACGGCGCCGGACGCCGATCCGGAGCACGTGCCCGGTTCCGGCGCCGCCGGCCGGCCGGCCGAGGCCACCGCCACCGGGCCCGCGGGGGGCGCGGCGCCGGGCCGGCCGCCCACCACCGCGACGCGGACCGTCGCCGCGCGCACCATCGCGGTGGGCGCCGCGCGCGCCGAGGAGGCGCGCAGCGCCGTCCTCACCGCCCGCCGCCTCGCCGTGGCCATCGCCCGGCAGCCCTACTGGGAACGGCCGGGCTCCACGTGGGTGGTGCGGCGCTGGCCCGACCTCACGGGCTGCCTGGCCGCCACCTTCTTCTTCTGGCTCTCCCTGACGCCCTCGCTGGTACCGCGCCCCTGGTACTACCAGGGCGCGATCGGCGGCATCACCGCGGCCATCGGGTACGGTCTCGGGGCGCTGGCCGCCTGGCTGTTCCGGCTGCTCTCGCCCTGGCAGCCGAGCGAACGGGTGCGGGCCCGCTGCTGGCTGGCGTACCTGCTGCTGCTGCCGCTCGCCGTGGCCTACATGCTGGGCCGCAGCGCCGACATGCAGCGCGAGCTGCGCCGGCTCCAGGACCTGCCGCCGACCCTGACCTGGCACTCGCTGATGATCGCGCTGATCTCGCTCGCGGTGCTCGCGCTCCTGCTGCTCGCGGCCCGCGCCGTCCGCCTGGGCACGCGGTGGCTGAACCGGCTGCTGAACCGGTTCGTGCCGTGGCCGGTCGCCGTCGCGCTCGGGCTGGCGATGTCCACCACGATCGTCGTCATCGGGACCAGGGACGTCGTGTGGGACCGGGGCATCCTGGGCATCGCGGACCGGCTGGCCGCGGCGAAGGACCGCAGCACCGACCCCGGCGTCATGCGGCCGTACTCACCGATGCTCTCCGGCAGTCCCGACTCCCTCATCTCCTGGGAGGACCTGGGCAACAAGGGGCGGACGTTCACCGGCAGCGCCATCTCCCGCGAGGAGATCGCGGGCTTCACCGGCGCGGAGGCGCTCGACCCGATCCGCGCCTACGTCGGCCGCGCCGCCTACGACGACTACGCCGACGGGGCCGAGCTCGCCGTGCGCGAACTGGAGCGCACCAACGCGTTCGACCGCGAGGTCCTCGCCGTCACCGGCACCACCGGCACCGGCTGGGTGAACCCGACCACGGTCGAGGCGCTGGAGTTCATGCACGGCGGCGACACGGCCGTCGTCACCCTCCAGTACTCCTACCTGCCGAGCTGGGCCTCGTTCATGGTGGACAGGAACGAGGCGGGCCTGGCCACCGAGGCGCTGTTCGACGCCGTGCACGCCCGCTGGGAGCAGGAACCGGAGGACGAACGGCCCACGCTGCTGGTGTTCGGCGAGAGCCTGGCCGTCTCGGCGGTGGAGTCGGCGTTCGACGACCTGGACGACATGGTCGCCAGGACGGACGGCGCCCTGATGATCGGCCCGCCCGACTTCAGCCCGATCCACAGCGAGCTGACGGCGGAACGCGACCCGGGCAGCCCGGTGTGGCGGCCGGTGTACGACGACGGGCGGCACGTCCGCTTCGCGCAGTTCCCCGAGAGCGATCTGCGGCTGCCCGAGGGGCAGGTGTGGGAGGAACCCCGGATCGTCTACCTCCAGAACGCGTCGGACCCGGTCGTGTGGTGGTCGCCCGACCTGCTGTTCAAGCGCCCCGAGTGGCTGAACGAACCGCTCGGGCCCGACGTCACCTCGTCGATCGACTGGTTCCCGTTCGTCACGTTCTGGCAGACCACCGTGGACATGGCGGTCTCCTACGGCGCGCCCGCGCCGCACGGCCACCGCTACGGTTCCAACCCGGTCGACGCCTGGGCGGCCATCGCGCCGCCCGAGGGCTGGACCCCGACGGACACCGAACGCCTCGGCCGGCTGCTCGAACTGCGCCACCCGCCGAAGCACGGCTGGGCCGGCTGA
- a CDS encoding isoprenyl transferase: protein MEGLTHTMRNKLRRLAVRLYARRVEGRLDTDRSAKHIGVILDGNRRWAKAAGSTTKEGHEAGAAKIRDLLGWCEETDVEVVTLWLLSTDNLNREPDELATLLSIVEGAVSDLADDGRWRVNHVGALDVLPERTREVLRRAEEKTADRRGILVNVAVGYGGRQEITDAVRSLLAKRAAEGQTLEQVAEGLGVEDISEHLYTRGQPDPDLVIRTSGEQRLSGFMLWQSAHSEYYFCEAYWPAFRKVDFLRALRDYAARHRRYGV from the coding sequence ATGGAGGGGCTGACACACACGATGAGGAACAAGCTGCGCCGGCTGGCCGTCAGGCTGTACGCACGGCGGGTGGAGGGCCGGCTCGACACCGACAGGAGCGCCAAGCACATCGGCGTCATCCTGGACGGCAACAGGCGCTGGGCCAAGGCCGCGGGCAGCACCACGAAGGAGGGGCACGAGGCGGGAGCCGCCAAGATCCGCGACCTGCTCGGCTGGTGCGAGGAAACCGACGTCGAGGTGGTCACGCTGTGGCTGCTGTCCACGGACAACCTCAACCGGGAGCCGGACGAGCTGGCCACGTTGCTGTCGATCGTCGAGGGCGCGGTGAGCGACCTCGCCGACGACGGCCGGTGGCGCGTCAACCATGTGGGGGCGCTCGACGTGCTGCCCGAGCGCACGCGTGAGGTGCTGCGCCGTGCGGAGGAGAAGACGGCGGACCGGCGCGGGATACTGGTCAACGTCGCCGTGGGGTACGGCGGGCGTCAGGAGATCACCGACGCCGTCCGCTCCCTGCTGGCCAAGCGCGCCGCCGAGGGGCAGACACTCGAACAGGTCGCCGAGGGGCTCGGGGTCGAGGACATCTCCGAGCACCTGTACACGCGGGGGCAACCCGACCCCGACCTGGTGATCCGTACCAGCGGGGAGCAGCGTCTCTCGGGGTTCATGCTCTGGCAGAGCGCGCACTCCGAGTACTACTTCTGCGAGGCGTACTGGCCGGCGTTCCGCAAGGTGGACTTCCTCCGCGCGCTGCGCGACTACGCGGCGCGGCACCGCCGCTACGGGGTCTGA
- a CDS encoding AI-2E family transporter, with amino-acid sequence MSGLGRLRTGLSRVGEKVSGFRAAAEREQERREYEAGRLGEREAEAAGVVEDTGTGPARRERYPAEVREGVSGGAAAGGPPSAPMGPGGGEPPGTVSESPPPAPRPKPAEAIPWGVRVAAEAGWRTLVIAAVLWVLIRVVGAVSLLVISFAAGLLITALLQPFVGWLKRVGFGRGAATAVTAFGGFAVIGLMGWFVVWQVIENSEDLTGRVQEGVEELRDWVLELPFDITEDNLDSWVDDINEWISDNSDTLTSAGLEGVNYVVEFFTGAGITLFVVLFLLYDGRGVWHWFLRLVPRAAREGVAGAGPRAWITLTGYVRGTVIVAFIDAVGIGIGLFVLDVPMAVPLAVIVFVSAFVPLVGAIASGALAVLVALVTNGLVDALMVLGVVLLVQQIEGNVLQPFILGRMVRVHPLAVVLGVAAGSMLAGIPGAVVAVPLIAVTTTVVSYLRAYQEEADRRAHQQRSGATVGALAPTPPPAGPTVTTGGEGPREGNGGGHGNGRPADPQDGPRP; translated from the coding sequence ATGTCAGGTCTTGGTCGGCTGCGGACCGGCTTGTCGCGTGTGGGAGAGAAGGTCTCCGGCTTCCGGGCCGCCGCCGAGCGGGAGCAGGAGCGCCGCGAGTACGAGGCAGGCCGGCTCGGGGAACGGGAGGCCGAGGCCGCGGGCGTCGTCGAGGACACCGGCACCGGGCCGGCGCGGAGAGAGCGTTATCCGGCCGAGGTCCGCGAGGGGGTGAGCGGCGGGGCCGCCGCGGGCGGGCCGCCCTCGGCACCCATGGGCCCGGGCGGGGGGGAGCCGCCCGGGACGGTGTCCGAGAGCCCGCCGCCGGCGCCGCGCCCCAAGCCCGCGGAGGCGATCCCGTGGGGGGTGCGGGTCGCCGCCGAGGCCGGCTGGCGGACGCTGGTCATCGCGGCCGTGCTGTGGGTGCTCATCCGGGTGGTGGGCGCCGTCAGTCTGCTGGTCATCTCCTTCGCCGCCGGCCTGCTGATCACCGCGCTGCTCCAGCCGTTCGTCGGCTGGCTCAAACGGGTCGGATTCGGCCGCGGCGCGGCGACGGCGGTGACCGCGTTCGGCGGCTTCGCGGTCATCGGCCTGATGGGCTGGTTCGTGGTCTGGCAGGTGATAGAGAACTCCGAGGACCTGACCGGCCGGGTCCAGGAGGGCGTCGAGGAACTGCGGGACTGGGTGCTCGAACTGCCCTTCGACATCACCGAGGACAACCTCGACAGCTGGGTCGACGACATCAACGAGTGGATCAGCGACAACAGCGACACGCTGACCTCGGCCGGGCTCGAAGGCGTCAACTACGTCGTCGAGTTCTTCACCGGCGCCGGCATCACGCTGTTCGTCGTCCTCTTCCTCCTGTACGACGGCCGGGGCGTGTGGCACTGGTTCCTGCGGCTGGTGCCCAGGGCGGCCCGCGAGGGCGTCGCGGGGGCGGGCCCCCGGGCGTGGATCACGCTGACCGGCTACGTGCGCGGCACGGTGATAGTGGCGTTCATCGACGCGGTGGGCATCGGCATCGGCCTGTTCGTGCTCGACGTGCCGATGGCCGTGCCGCTCGCGGTGATCGTCTTCGTCTCCGCGTTCGTCCCCCTGGTCGGCGCCATCGCGTCGGGAGCGCTCGCCGTGCTCGTGGCGCTCGTGACGAACGGCCTGGTGGACGCGTTGATGGTGCTCGGCGTGGTGCTGCTGGTCCAGCAGATCGAGGGGAACGTGCTCCAGCCGTTCATCCTGGGCCGGATGGTGCGGGTCCACCCGCTCGCGGTCGTGCTCGGCGTCGCCGCCGGATCGATGCTCGCCGGCATCCCCGGCGCGGTCGTCGCGGTGCCGCTCATCGCGGTGACGACCACGGTCGTGAGCTACCTGCGGGCCTACCAGGAGGAGGCCGACCGGCGCGCGCACCAGCAGCGTTCCGGCGCCACCGTCGGCGCACTCGCCCCCACCCCGCCACCGGCGGGGCCCACGGTGACCACGGGCGGCGAAGGCCCGCGCGAGGGGAACGGCGGCGGGCACGGCAACGGCCGCCCGGCGGACCCGCAGGACGGCCCGCGCCCCTGA